Proteins encoded within one genomic window of Aspergillus nidulans FGSC A4 chromosome VII:
- a CDS encoding uncharacterized protein (transcript_id=CADANIAT00009142): MQEDNSLPACEPRRLASTTSALVQPSSSNQGSPGKQPESAKLATGDNRKLDSASNEFFKSAEWSPDGTTILTDSSDYHIRTYIVPADLLEERQSPHQLSPYSVLASGEPTYASTFYPFYSLQEPSSAVFLSSVRDHPIRLASALAPTLLATYSLVNPMTEAFITPHCILYPPALGGTHFLTGSDSLICLFDVSRPGNEGPVSWMPTIPSKRKQLIGGGVGMKGIVSALALSPNEGGILAAGTFSRNIGLYDSNGAGQSLGSFNISKTEAARHIGGSGVTQLLWSPCGRYLYIAERKSDGVMIYDIRVTGQLLGWLQGRNTSTNQRMKIDLVPTGEGDGHGIWGGGTDGVVRFWRDPTHSAGAQDPTWEWKLHDDSLSSTVMHPIGNILATTSGQKHFKDYTDMGGLPSTLQADSSLDVWLLPCVSGSTTI; the protein is encoded by the exons ATGCAGGAGGACAACTCGCTGCCGGCGTGCGAGCCCAGACGGCTTGCTTCAACTACGTCTGCACTCGTCCaaccctcttcctcaaaccAGGGTTCGCCCGGCAAGCAGCCGGAGAGTGCTAAGCTAGCTACTGGGGACAATCGTAAGCTTGACTCTGCCTCAAACGAGTTTTTCAAAAGTGCCGAATG GTCCCCTGATGGTACCACAATTCTGACAGACTCTTCGGACTACCACATAAGAACCTACATTGT CCCCGCGGATCTTCTCGAAGAGAGACAGTCTCCCCATCAACTATCTCCCTACTCGGTTTTAGCTTCTGGAGAGCCAACCTATGCATCAACCTTTTACCCCTTCTACTCACTTCAGGAGCCATCTTCTGCCGTGTTCCTATCGTCTGTCAGAGACCATCCCATCCGTTTGGCTTCTGCTTTGGCTCCAACATTGCTGGCCACTTATTCACTTGTAAATCCAATGACTGAGGCCTTCATAACACCTCATTGCATTCTTTACCCGCCTGCCTTGGGCGGAACCCACTTCCTTACTGGATCAGATAGCCTCATATGTCTCTTTGATGTTTCTCGACCTGGGAATGAGGGTCCCGTTTCTTGGATGCCCACAATACCGAGCAAGCGCAAGCAGTTGATAGGTGGAGGGGTTGGGATGAAAGGTATAGTATCTGCCCTGGCATTGAGCCCGAATGAGGGCGGAATCCTAGCGGCTGGTACGTTTTCGCGCAATATTGGCCTCTATGATTCCAACGGGGCAGGACAGTCCCTTGGGTCTTTCAATATTTCGAAGACTGAAGCCGCTCGCCATATTGGTGGAAGTGGAGTTACTCAACTTCTCTGGAGCCCCTGCGGACGATATCTTTATATTGCTGAGCGCAAGAGCGACGGTGTCATGATTTATGATATTAGAGTCACCGGACAACTTTTGGGATGGCTTCAAGGACGCAATACTTCTACGAATCAAAGGATGAAGATCGATCTGGTTCCAACAGGGGAGGGCGATGGGCATGGGATTTGGGGTGGTGGAACGGATGGTGTAGTGAGATTCTGGAGAGATCCGACGCACTCTGCTGGTGCACAAGATCCTACTTGGGAATGGAAGCTCCATGATG ACTCACTCAGCAGCACTGTAATGCATCCAATTGGGAACATTTTGGCCACGACGTCTGGCCAGAAGCACTTCAAAGACTACACTGATATGGGCGGACTTCCCTCGACTCTACAGGCTGATAGCTCGCTGGACGTGTGGCTTCTCCCTTGCGTATCTGGATCAACGACAATATAG